One part of the Rutidosis leptorrhynchoides isolate AG116_Rl617_1_P2 chromosome 1, CSIRO_AGI_Rlap_v1, whole genome shotgun sequence genome encodes these proteins:
- the LOC139895978 gene encoding probable aldo-keto reductase 5, whose product MTRLQGDNFDHNKLVFERVSEMAQRKGCTLGQLALACVLHQGDDVAPIPGTTKIDNLNQNLGALAVKLTVEEMAELKFLASFKGARIPEQILAHSYLDTPPLSSWKDE is encoded by the coding sequence ATGACAAGGCTACAAGGAGATAACTTTGACCACAATAAACTAGTATTTGAGAGAGTTAGTGAAATGGCTCAAAGAAAGGGGTGCACCCTAGGCCAATTAGCACTAGCGTGTGTCCTGCACCAAGGTGATGATGTGGCTCCAATCCCTGGTACAACAAAGATCGATAACCTGAACCAAAACCTCGGTGCTCTTGCGGTTAAACTCACTGTTGAGGAAATGGCTGAGCTTAAATTCTTGGCTTCATTCAAGGGTGCTCGAATACCCGAACAGATTTTGGCACATAGTTATCTGGATACTCCACCACTGTCATCATGGAAAGATGAGTAA